The DNA segment GTTCAAGCAGGCTGAATGCAGGTGAGTTCTGGTCTAACCCAACTTACTTACCGCTGTAAACGATAGAATGTAATAAGTGATGGCTGACCAATGGACTGCAGCGTCGAATGGCTCTTACCTGAGGGATCGGTGATTCCACCCAACACCAAAACGAAAGTAGCGATAGTGCGAGGTAAAGCCAGACAACTCCTATTAGCTGAGAGAGTGGGGTTAAACACTCTCGCTAGATGTAGTGGTATTGCCAGTGTGTGAGTTATATTGTCTCTTAGCCGCGATCTCATCAAGAGACAGAAAGACCAATGATCTTGACGTTGATTTGGTTCGGTTCGCACGCAGCTCCCGCCGATTCCGCGATCTGGCACGAGCAGAGGGATGGAAAGGTGTCGTAGCAGGTACGAGAAAGACTACACCTGGCTTCAGACTGGTGGAGAAATACGGTATGATGGTTGGCGGAGTAGATCCTCATAGACATGATCTGTCCAGTATGGTCATGTTGAAAGATAATCACATATGGGctactggtgagttggccGTTAAAGAGGAAATCATCTAGTGATACTGATAGTTTACCCAACCCAGGCTCAATCACCCAAGCTATCAAATCCGTCCGACGAGTCGCCGGTTTTTCGTTATTAGTCAACGTAGAATGCCAGAACTACGACGAAGCGCACGAAGCCATCAGTGCAGGAGCAAATATCGTAATGCTGGATAATCTCCTGGGAGAGGAATTGCACGGTGCAGCCAAGAGATTAaaagaggaatggaaggggaagagggaattTTTGATTGAGACTTCGGGGGGGATCGTGGAGGGAGGTTTGAAGGGGAGATTGGGACCTGGTAAGTTGGTTTGCATAGCGTCAATATTTACTGTGTCTTTCTGGTGCCTCAGGTGGTTTGGAGGTTTGGACAACACTGATGTAATGCACTTTGCCTAGATATCGATATTCTCTCTACATCTGCAGTGCACCAATCTTGCCCTCACGTAGATTTTTCACTCAAGATTCAGCCCAGGAAGAAATGAGTATCAACCAACGCATATGTAGGACGTACGATCTAAGCTATGCAAAGGGATGTGCAAGGATAGTGGATGTACAATGGTTATCATGCTAAGAATACAATCTGACTAATCTACAAAGCGATTCACTGACCTTTCTCGTCCTATGATCTTCCACATGCTGATACGTCTTCTTCCTATATCCACCAGCAACTCTTTCCCTGCTCCtgtttttcttttttttttccCTTTTTGATGACGTTCATCTCCGACTCTTCAGACTATTCCCCTGTGTCCCTCTCTAGCCATAATATTCATTTGTGTGGTTGAGTTTATCGCCTTTCGTTCCATAATATCCACATGAATGCATGACATATCTCTATAGATACAGTTGGGGGATGAGGTATGATACAATCTTTGTTTCGTGTTAATGTTGGTTTTTCATAGATATTTGATTGAATACAATGGTCGCTTGGAATAGGCTTAAGGGAAGGACCGGGAGCGGACACGTCTGATTGGGATGGGTCAGCGATATTCTCTAATCTTTATCCGCAGTTACCTCTTTAATAATGACACGCTAGCTCACATAGATCACACCGCTCATACCTCATTCACCCTATACGCTTCTAGAGGTAGGTGTGAGCGGACCGACGGGAGAGGGTTTAGGATGGGGTGTATCGCCCGGTCTGCCGAGGTTGATGGGGTGGGTTTGAGTGGAAGAGTtggaagtggagagagaCATCCTGTGTCGTGATTCTGCGACCAAGGTCAGTCCAGGTTCATACGACACAGCACCGAGTGTATAGGACCGTTGAGAGTGCGGAAGGAGTATCAATGCTTCTAGAAAGGAAGGGGCAAAGGGCAACTCACGATAAATGAAAGGTATCGTATTGTCGTATCGAGGTGGGCGAGTGGCAAAGCTTTGGTATTCTTCTTTGAAGTTGAAATATCGTTATGAGCCCATCAAGGTCGAGTAATTCTCATCTGCTAGAAGAAACAAGAAGATATGGAGGAACGAGAGTCTCTCGAGACTTTATATACCCTTCAAGACAATAGATCaatgctcatgctcatgctcaaACCAGGGGTCGAAGAAGGACGTGCGAAAGGATGTTTGCTTCTTACTTCTTATACAGAATACAGAATCTTCTAATCTCATGCGGTTCTTCGGTATTCCGGCAGGAGATAGAAGATAACAAGTGTATTCCTAAAGGGTGTAGCATAGCCTCATATAGATGTATGCTAATTCACTAAATGAGGTTGAATCGGATCAATAGTCGAGCTGGTGCCCCTTACTAGGTAAGTATGGGGATGACGTATATACACCGCACAGGTCTGAAGGTGTGTGTGAGTTGGCCCATTTGGAATGAGAATAAGTGTAAGATAGGCGAGAAAGAGCAGAGAAAGTCTTCTGATCTTCTGGTTGTTGGTTCTGGTTCGTCAGCAAGAAGCTCCATAGAGGTGGTTGCTGATTAGGTTTTCGATCGATACTGCCACATGCATGTGGGAGAGTCGACGAGAGAGGTTCTGAGCTTCTTCTGATTTCGATTCTGATTCACAAGGTCCGACCGAATCACCCAAAGGACCTTGATTTCTTTCGTACAGTATTCGCTTAAGGGTTGTGtgtcagctttgatgatgattgcTATTCGGATTTGAtatgaggaaggagagactATGATGCAA comes from the Kwoniella bestiolae CBS 10118 chromosome 2, complete sequence genome and includes:
- a CDS encoding nicotinate-nucleotide diphosphorylase (carboxylating), with translation MSESDLLPGQNLAHLLPPSWKTEVSRWYAEDTPSFDWAGFVVGEEEQEAILWGKSGGVLAGVPFFDEVFKQAECSVEWLLPEGSVIPPNTKTKVAIVRGKARQLLLAERVGLNTLARCSGIASVSRRFRDLARAEGWKGVVAGTRKTTPGFRLVEKYGMMVGGVDPHRHDLSSMVMLKDNHIWATGSITQAIKSVRRVAGFSLLVNVECQNYDEAHEAISAGANIVMLDNLLGEELHGAAKRLKEEWKGKREFLIETSGGIVEGGLKGRLGPDIDILSTSAVHQSCPHVDFSLKIQPRKK